The DNA window AAATCTGTATTGAGCAAAATAGAAGACATACTTGGCAAAGAGGGTTTAAACAATATGCATGCACATGTTTCGGGTATAGAATATAATTCAAAAGGTGAAAGAAACCATGTAAACCTTGAAGAATCAGATTTTAACTATATGCAACTTCTGCAGGCTTTTAATGAATTTGAAGTTGGTGGACTTGTTATATGTGAGAGCCCGAATCTTGAAGAAGACGCATTACTGTTGAAAAATAGTTATTTTTCTCTGGATTGAAAATCTTAAGACAATGTATCATCTGTTTTTAAGACCCATTTTGTTGTCTATTCCTTCTGCCACGTATTCCAGTTCTTCAAATATGCGGTCTGTATCTTTTCTCATTTCTTGGATAGCAGTTTTTAAACTGCCTCCTCTAAGATGCAGTAATTTTTTTTCTCTGTAAACCAGTCCTGAATTAATAAGGTTTCTTATATGATAATTAACACGTGATACTTTGATGTCAAGGTCTTGTGCTATCGCTTCTGATGAAGTAACACCGTCATTGGATAAATTTTTGAGTAAACTTATAATGACTTTTGTAGATGTATGTTCTATATCTCTTCCTGAAGAAAATCCAAGGCTCTCACATATCCATTTTGCATCACTTTCAAGACTTTCATTTTTTGGTTTATCCAGTTTATTCAGGATAATCCTCTGACTCATCAATCATGTCTATTTTATAAAAATATATTTAAGTTTTTTCTTTATTTTGTAGACATCATTTCTATATAATTCGAAAAAAGACTATTAATTTGATAAATTTTATATATTTGTATCGCATTATACTGGATATAGCAATAACGAGTAATTATATTTATAAAATTATAATAATGGAGGGTGGTTCCAGATGACCATCAAACCAATAGGTGAAAGGGTATTGATTAAAGTTAAAAAAGAAGAAAAGACCTCTGGAGGAGTTTATATTCCGGAGAGTGCTCAGTCGGAAAACAAGGAAGGATATGTAGTTGCAGTAGGAACATATGAAGATGGAAGTGAACTTCCTGTTAATGAAGGTGACAAAATCATCTATGGTGGATATCAGACCGATGAAATAGATATCGACGGAGAAAAGCATATTTTTGTTGATTTAAAGGATATACTTGCTAAAGTAGAAGAATAAGGAGGTGATTTTTAATGGCAGCAAAACAGTTATTATTTGATGAAAGTGCACGTAACGCGTTATTAACCGGTGTAAACAAAGTATCGGACACAGTAAAAATCACACTGGGTCCAAAAGGACGATATGTTGTACTCGATAATTCAGAAAGTCCAACAATAACCAATGATGGAGTGACCATTGCTAAAGAAATCGAGCTTAAAGACAAGTTCGAGAATATGGGAGCAAAACTTGTAAAAGAAGTAGCATCCAAAACTCAGGATACCACAGGAGATGGTACAACCACTGCAACACTGCTTGCCAACAGTATGCTCAGAGAGGGTATTAAAAACGTAACTGCCGGTGCTAACCCGATGGACTTAAAACGCGGTATTGATAAATCATCCAAAGAGGTTGTCCAGTATCTTAAAGATAAAAGCAAGGATGTAAGTGAAAGAGAAAAAATCTATCAGGTTGCAACAGTTTCGGCAAACAATGATGAAGAAATCGGCAGTCTGATTTCTGATGCGATGGATAAA is part of the Methanohalobium evestigatum Z-7303 genome and encodes:
- a CDS encoding winged helix-turn-helix transcriptional regulator; translated protein: MSQRIILNKLDKPKNESLESDAKWICESLGFSSGRDIEHTSTKVIISLLKNLSNDGVTSSEAIAQDLDIKVSRVNYHIRNLINSGLVYREKKLLHLRGGSLKTAIQEMRKDTDRIFEELEYVAEGIDNKMGLKNR
- the groES gene encoding co-chaperone GroES, coding for MTIKPIGERVLIKVKKEEKTSGGVYIPESAQSENKEGYVVAVGTYEDGSELPVNEGDKIIYGGYQTDEIDIDGEKHIFVDLKDILAKVEE